A single region of the Leptothrix cholodnii SP-6 genome encodes:
- a CDS encoding DUF3579 domain-containing protein produces MSTTNKPREIFIQGLTRDGRTFRPSDWAERLAGAMSCFRPSGSVGGIGAAIGYSPYCVPMVIGKTKCVVVNEALRDIEPMAWDFVMNFARDNELQVTEACLLPDPAPKR; encoded by the coding sequence GTGAGCACGACCAACAAACCGCGAGAAATCTTCATCCAGGGCCTGACCCGCGACGGCCGCACTTTCCGGCCCAGCGACTGGGCCGAACGGCTGGCCGGCGCGATGTCGTGCTTCCGGCCGAGCGGCTCGGTAGGCGGCATCGGCGCGGCGATCGGCTACTCGCCGTATTGCGTGCCGATGGTGATCGGCAAGACCAAGTGCGTGGTCGTCAACGAAGCCCTGCGCGACATCGAGCCGATGGCCTGGGATTTCGTCATGAACTTCGCCCGCGACAACGAACTGCAGGTCACCGAAGCCTGCCTGCTGCCCGATCCTGCACCCAAGCGCTGA
- a CDS encoding DUF2934 domain-containing protein yields MRTPPSANTRPTVRAAQVAASTPPQALDAIAEDGLPAAVTDRAERIRQAAYALYEQRGCGDGHDFDDWLMAESLVDRERAGSVDEDTPA; encoded by the coding sequence ATGCGGACACCCCCCAGCGCGAACACCCGGCCGACCGTGCGCGCCGCCCAGGTCGCGGCATCCACACCGCCCCAGGCCCTCGACGCGATCGCCGAAGACGGCCTTCCCGCCGCGGTCACCGACCGTGCCGAGCGGATCCGCCAGGCGGCCTATGCCTTGTACGAGCAGCGCGGCTGCGGCGATGGCCACGATTTCGACGACTGGCTCATGGCCGAATCGCTGGTGGACCGGGAACGGGCCGGCAGCGTCGACGAAGACACCCCCGCCTAG
- a CDS encoding Crp/Fnr family transcriptional regulator: protein MAVVSLLNVPDEHPAVRDAWFVRRCTVTPASAPGPLSDLLRLLGVQPSETAGELDFLIPLWRVRSGATLLHEGAPAECVHVVRSGTFKSLKTSEDGYEQVLGFAGPGEVLGFEALCRGQQPMSAVALEDSTVYALPVRSLDGWRQGSPALDHALQFALSRQLARVGEITEMMAAVAAEVRLARFLVWLSAHMLECGQSPRRLRLRMSRRDIASLLGVAHETVSRSFGSLVEWGYLRVDNREVEILDLDGLKAFKRSTRGFADQVSRRHGAGTAASPPARHAPVGVAA from the coding sequence ATGGCTGTGGTTTCATTGCTGAACGTGCCCGATGAGCACCCCGCGGTTCGCGACGCCTGGTTCGTGCGGCGCTGCACGGTGACACCGGCGTCGGCACCGGGGCCGCTGTCGGATCTGCTGCGTCTGCTGGGCGTGCAGCCGTCCGAGACGGCGGGCGAGCTCGATTTCCTGATCCCGCTGTGGCGGGTGCGCAGCGGTGCCACGCTGCTGCACGAGGGCGCGCCGGCCGAGTGTGTGCACGTCGTGCGCTCGGGCACCTTCAAGAGCCTGAAGACCTCGGAGGACGGCTACGAGCAGGTGCTCGGCTTTGCCGGACCGGGCGAGGTGCTGGGCTTCGAGGCGCTGTGCCGCGGCCAGCAGCCGATGAGCGCGGTGGCGCTCGAGGACTCCACCGTCTACGCCTTGCCGGTGCGCTCGCTCGACGGCTGGCGGCAGGGGTCGCCGGCGCTCGATCACGCGCTGCAGTTCGCCCTCAGCCGCCAGCTGGCGCGCGTCGGCGAGATCACCGAGATGATGGCCGCGGTGGCGGCCGAGGTGCGGCTGGCGCGCTTTCTGGTGTGGCTGTCGGCGCACATGCTCGAGTGCGGCCAGTCGCCGCGCCGGCTGCGCCTGCGCATGAGCCGGCGCGACATCGCCAGCCTGCTCGGCGTGGCCCACGAGACGGTCAGCCGCTCGTTCGGCTCGCTGGTCGAATGGGGCTATCTGCGGGTCGACAACCGCGAGGTCGAGATCCTCGACCTCGACGGCCTGAAGGCCTTCAAGCGCAGCACGCGCGGTTTTGCCGATCAGGTCTCGCGCCGCCACGGTGCCGGCACGGCGGCCAGCCCACCGGCGCGCCACGCGCCTGTCGGCGTGGCGGCCTGA
- a CDS encoding PAS domain-containing sensor histidine kinase, which translates to MNAVSPQDQSFDLFSVPLGGIIRASHEAIVVIDEQQVVVALNPAAQEMFGCTAEQALGSSLARFIPAASRSAHAAHVHEFASSGVLECQMANRRRITAVRADGETFPVEIALSRVDFGADGRARRYFAALLRDLSLERELKDALETLQKRLRAVLELAPIALWIADADRVVFANRAAARLFGCDADQPLIGRSVYEMLEPRAHAHLRQQMARVLAGDNDAEVVRGTIARADGSRREIEIALAALPDHGRTTVQMVVADVTQRRDEAIELERSRHALRQLSASVVEAREAERRRIARELHDELGQRLTALKMDLSGLAAANGLKDTDKHLAGMLTMLDETVASVRRIAGDLRPLMLDDLGLNAAIEWLATDASRRLGIEIEVQLTEDDSQVDERVAIAVYRMVQEALTNVARHAKASRVEICLKQKGDALVLTVQDDGIGFPARALQREGSYGLLGMRERTRMLGGRFALVTVPGQGGCVVVHLPLTPADETRAEAGPDDTVAAERGEPS; encoded by the coding sequence ATGAATGCCGTATCGCCGCAGGATCAATCGTTCGACCTCTTCAGCGTGCCGCTGGGCGGCATCATCCGTGCCTCGCACGAGGCGATCGTGGTGATCGACGAACAGCAGGTCGTCGTCGCGCTGAACCCGGCGGCGCAGGAGATGTTCGGCTGCACCGCCGAGCAGGCGCTCGGTTCCTCGCTGGCGCGCTTCATCCCGGCCGCCTCGCGCTCGGCGCACGCGGCGCACGTGCACGAGTTCGCTTCGTCCGGCGTGCTCGAATGCCAGATGGCAAACCGCCGCCGCATCACGGCCGTGCGTGCCGACGGCGAGACCTTCCCGGTCGAGATCGCGCTGTCGCGGGTCGATTTCGGGGCCGACGGCCGAGCGCGCCGCTACTTTGCCGCGCTGCTGCGCGACCTCAGCCTGGAACGCGAACTCAAGGACGCGCTCGAGACGCTGCAGAAGCGCCTGCGCGCCGTGCTCGAACTGGCCCCGATCGCGCTCTGGATCGCCGATGCCGACCGGGTGGTGTTCGCCAACCGTGCCGCGGCGCGCCTGTTCGGCTGCGATGCCGACCAGCCGCTGATCGGCCGATCGGTCTACGAGATGCTGGAGCCCCGCGCCCATGCGCACCTGCGCCAGCAGATGGCGCGCGTGCTCGCCGGCGACAACGATGCCGAGGTCGTGCGCGGCACCATCGCGCGCGCCGACGGCAGCCGGCGCGAGATCGAGATCGCCCTGGCCGCCCTGCCCGACCACGGCCGCACCACCGTGCAGATGGTGGTGGCCGACGTCACGCAACGCCGCGACGAGGCCATCGAACTCGAGCGCTCGCGCCATGCGCTGCGGCAGCTGTCGGCCAGCGTGGTCGAGGCCCGCGAAGCCGAACGGCGGCGCATCGCCCGCGAGTTGCACGACGAACTCGGCCAGCGGCTGACCGCGCTCAAGATGGATCTGTCGGGCCTCGCCGCGGCCAACGGCCTGAAGGACACCGACAAACATCTCGCCGGCATGCTGACGATGCTCGACGAGACGGTGGCCTCGGTGCGCCGCATCGCCGGCGACCTGCGCCCGCTGATGCTCGACGACCTGGGCCTGAACGCCGCCATCGAGTGGCTGGCGACCGATGCCTCGCGGCGCCTGGGCATCGAGATCGAGGTGCAGCTCACCGAAGACGACTCGCAGGTCGACGAGCGGGTCGCCATCGCCGTCTACCGCATGGTGCAGGAGGCGCTCACCAATGTGGCGCGCCACGCCAAGGCCAGCCGCGTCGAGATCTGCCTGAAGCAGAAGGGCGACGCCCTGGTGCTGACGGTGCAGGACGACGGCATCGGCTTTCCGGCCCGCGCGCTGCAGCGCGAGGGCTCCTACGGCCTGCTGGGCATGCGCGAGCGCACCCGCATGCTCGGCGGCCGTTTTGCGCTGGTCACGGTGCCCGGCCAGGGCGGCTGCGTGGTCGTGCACCTGCCGCTGACACCGGCCGACGAGACCCGTGCCGAAGCCGGCCCGGATGACACGGTGGCCGCCGAACGCGGGGAACCGTCATGA